In Musa acuminata AAA Group cultivar baxijiao chromosome BXJ2-8, Cavendish_Baxijiao_AAA, whole genome shotgun sequence, one genomic interval encodes:
- the LOC135586997 gene encoding uncharacterized protein LOC135586997 isoform X2, translating to MDSLGETKKGTTLPSMIKNKEKRSVVHAKLKREKKIEKRKQAKAREAAIKRALDLGEEPPEKKVPRTIENTREVDETVCRPDDEELFAGNDADEFSQVLKQEVTPKILITTNRFYSTRGPVFIQELLSVIPNAHYHKRGTYELKKIVEYAKNKDFTSVVVVHSNRREPDALLIINLPDGPTAHFKLSKLVLRKEIKNHGNPTDHKPELVLNNFTTRLGHRVGRMIQSLFPQDPNFRGRRVVTFHNQRDFIFFRHHRYIFEAKEKKDESMAKAAKSKNITQEKVIVRLQECGPRFTLKLRNLQHGTFDSKGGEYEWVHKPEMDTSRRRFFL from the exons ATGGACAGTCTGGGCGAG ACGAAGAAGGGGACGACGCTTCCCTCGATGATCAAgaacaaggagaagaggagtgtcgTCCATGCCAAGCTCAAGCGCGAGAAAAAGATCGAGAAGCGGAAGCAGGCCAAGGCACGAGAGGCCGCCATCAAGCGAGCCCTTGACCTCGGCGAGGAG CCTCCGGAGAAGAAGGTGCCGCGGACGATCGAGAACACTAGGGAGGTCGATGAGACGGTCTGTCGACCTGATGATGAAGAG TTATTTGCAGGGAATGATGCCGATGAATTTAGCCAAGTCCTGAAACAAGAAGTGACACCAAAGATATTAATCACCACAAATCGTTTCTATTCCACA AGAGGTCCTGTCTTCATTCAAGAGTTATTGTCTGTGATTCCAAATGCTCATTACCATAAAAGAGGAACCTATGAACTGAAGAAG ATTGTTGAATATGCAAAGAACAAAGACTTCACTTCAGTTGTAGTGGTCCATTCAAATCGAAGGGAACCAG ATGCTCTGTTGATCATAAACTTGCCTGATGGACCTACGGCACATTTCAAACTATCTAAATTAGTCTTGCGGAAGGAAATTAAG AATCATGGAAATCCTACAGACCATAAGCCGGAGTTAGTACTGAACAATTTCACCACACGTCTTGGTCATCGTGTTGGAAG GATGATACAATCACTATTCCCTCAAGACCCCAACTTTCGTGGTCGTCGAGTTGTAACATTCCATAACCAGCGAGACTTCATTTTTTTTAGACATCACAG GTATATATTTGAAGCCAAAGAGAAAAAAGATGAATCCATGGCCAAGGCTGCCAAGAGCAAGAATATAACTCAAGAGAAAGTGATTGTACGGCTTCAG GAGTGTGGCCCTCGCTTTACACTTAAATTGAGGAACCTGCAACATGGAACATTTGATTCAAAGGGTGGAGAGTATGAGTGGGTCCACAAG CCGGAGATGGACACGAGCCGCAGGAGGTTTTTCTTGTAA
- the LOC135619166 gene encoding uncharacterized protein LOC135619166: MGEEDASISSYPHTHPVDRPPEPAAGDHGPAVEDPKEASGEDRIEGDSSAYRKEERLVGPPSHLPQPQAPPGLTKARSTGPDEERRPIERSVSLNSTTAAVDVSAIGKYLHNRGSVFSAAIAKRISSLKVPPSGDGDCGPNGSVTEFRLSGLKVIVRLKGENERAEAEPEGGEIKGRVSFFSRSGCRDCGAVRSFFREQGLPYVEINVDVFPERQRELVERTGSSALPAIFFNEKLLGGLVALNSLRNSGEFERRLRDMAGVRCPDAAPRVPAYGFDDEEELRGERPDVMVAMARVLRHRLPIQDRITRMKLVRNCFSGSDMVEAIINHLDCGRKKAVEIGKELARKHFIHHVFRENDFEDGNNHFYHFLEHEPVIPKCFNFRGSTNDNEPKPATIVGQRLTKLMTAILEAYASDDRRHLDYGRIGASEEFRRYVNLVQDLQRVDIFGLSADEKLAFFLNLYNAMVIHAIIRIGQPGVIDRRAFYTDFQYIVGGYPFSLSSIKNGILRSNRRQPYSLVKPFSAGDKRLELASTKVNPLIHFGLCNGTRSSPTVWFFSTEGVEVELRHAAREFFLRGGIEVDLERRVVYLTRIIKWYDADFGEEKDILNWILSYLDATKAGLLTHLLNDGGHINISYQNFDWSPNY, translated from the exons ATGGGAGAAGAGGACGCCTCTATCTCCTCCTATCCACATACCCATCCCGTGGATCGCCCCCCAGAACCAGCCGCAGGGGATCATGGGCCGGCGGTGGAGGACCCGAAGGAGGCTTCCGGCGAAGATCGGATCGAAGGGGATAGTAGTGCGTACCGGAAGGAGGAGCGGCTCGTAGGTCCGCCGTCGCACTTGCCGCAGCCGCAGGCGCCGCCGGGTCTCACCAAGGCGCGGTCCACTGGGCCGGATGAAGAGCGCCGCCCCATCGAACGCTCCGTCTCCCTCAACTCTACCACCGCTGCCGTAGACGTCTCCGCGATCGGGAAGTACCTCCACAACCGGGGCAGCGTTTTCTCCGCCGCCATCGCGAAGCGAATCTCCTCCCTCAAGGTGCCCCCATCCGGCGACGGCGACTGCGGGCCCAACGGGTCGGTAACCGAGTTCCGCCTCTCGGGACTCAAGGTGATCGTACGGCTCAAGGGCGAGAACGAGCGGGCGGAGGCCGAGCCGGAGGGCGGCGAGATCAAGGGCCGGGTCAGCTTCTTCTCGCGCTCCGGCTGCCGCGACTGCGGCGCCGTCCGATCATTCTTTCGTGAGCAGGGCCTCCCGTACGTGGAGATCAACGTGGACGTGTTCCCGGAGCGACAGCGGGAGCTGGTGGAGCGGACGGGGAGCTCAGCCCTGCCAGCGATCTTCTTCAACGAGAAGCTGCTTGGGGGGCTGGTGGCGCTCAACTCGCTGCGTAACAGCGGGGAGTTCGAACGGCGGCTGCGGGATATGGCCGGGGTGCGGTGTCCGGATGCGGCGCCGCGGGTGCCGGCGTACGGTTTCGACGACGAGGAAGAGTTGCGCGGGGAGCGGCCGGACGTGATGGTGGCGATGGCGCGGGTTCTGCGTCACCGCCTCCCGATCCAGGACCGGATCACCAGGATGAAGCTGGTCAGGAACTGCTTCTCCGGGAGCGACATGGTGGAGGCCATCATCAACCACCTCGACTGCGGCCGCAAGAAG GCCGTGGAAATCGGTAAAGAGCTCGCCAGGAAGCACTTCATACATCATGTATTTCG GGAGAATGACTTTGAAGACGGGAACAACCATTTCTACCATTTTCTTGAGCATGAACCAGTAATTCCAAAATGTTTCAACTTTAGaggatcaacaaatgacaatgaACCCAAACCAGCTACCATTGTCGGCCAGAGGCTAACTAAGCTAATGACTGCAATACTTGAAGCCTATGCATCCGATGATAGGCGTCATCTGGACTATGGCCGTATCGGTGCCAGCGAGGAGTTCCGTAG ATATGTTAACCTGGTCCAAGATCTTCAACGGGTCGACATTTTTGGCCTGTCAGCTGATGAGAAGTTGGCCTTCTTCCTGAATTTATACAATGCAATGGTCATTCATGCCATTATCAGAATCGGCCAACCTGGAGTGATCGACAGGAGGGCTTTCTACACCGACTTCCAGTATATAGTTGGAGGCTATCCTTTTTCGCTTTCCTCCATAAAGAATGGCATCCTCCGTTCCAACAGAAGGCAGCCTTACTCCTTGGTCAAGCCTTTCAGTGCTGGTGACAAGCGATTAGAG TTGGCTTCCACAAAGGTGAACCCTTTGATCCATTTTGGTCTATGCAATGGAACCCGTTCGAGTCCAACAGTGTGGTTCTTCTCTACCGAAGGGGTTGAAGTAGAACTCAGGCACGCTGCAAGAGAGTTTTTCCTTCGTGGCGGGATCGAAGTGGATCTTGAGAGGAGAGTTGTCTATCTCACCAGGATTATTAAATG GTACGATGCGGATTTTGGAGAAGAAAAAGATATCCTTAACTGGATATTGAGCTACCTCGATGCAACTAAAGCTGGGCTTTTGACTCATCTTCTGAACGACGGAGGTCATATCAACATATCCTACCAAAACTTCGACTGGTCTCCAAACTACTGA
- the LOC135586997 gene encoding uncharacterized protein LOC135586997 isoform X3 encodes MIKNKEKRSVVHAKLKREKKIEKRKQAKAREAAIKRALDLGEEPPEKKVPRTIENTREVDETVCRPDDEELFAGNDADEFSQVLKQEVTPKILITTNRFYSTRGPVFIQELLSVIPNAHYHKRGTYELKKIVEYAKNKDFTSVVVVHSNRREPDALLIINLPDGPTAHFKLSKLVLRKEIKNHGNPTDHKPELVLNNFTTRLGHRVGRMIQSLFPQDPNFRGRRVVTFHNQRDFIFFRHHRYIFEAKEKKDESMAKAAKSKNITQEKVIVRLQECGPRFTLKLRNLQHGTFDSKGGEYEWVHKPEMDTSRRRFFL; translated from the exons ATGATCAAgaacaaggagaagaggagtgtcgTCCATGCCAAGCTCAAGCGCGAGAAAAAGATCGAGAAGCGGAAGCAGGCCAAGGCACGAGAGGCCGCCATCAAGCGAGCCCTTGACCTCGGCGAGGAG CCTCCGGAGAAGAAGGTGCCGCGGACGATCGAGAACACTAGGGAGGTCGATGAGACGGTCTGTCGACCTGATGATGAAGAG TTATTTGCAGGGAATGATGCCGATGAATTTAGCCAAGTCCTGAAACAAGAAGTGACACCAAAGATATTAATCACCACAAATCGTTTCTATTCCACA AGAGGTCCTGTCTTCATTCAAGAGTTATTGTCTGTGATTCCAAATGCTCATTACCATAAAAGAGGAACCTATGAACTGAAGAAG ATTGTTGAATATGCAAAGAACAAAGACTTCACTTCAGTTGTAGTGGTCCATTCAAATCGAAGGGAACCAG ATGCTCTGTTGATCATAAACTTGCCTGATGGACCTACGGCACATTTCAAACTATCTAAATTAGTCTTGCGGAAGGAAATTAAG AATCATGGAAATCCTACAGACCATAAGCCGGAGTTAGTACTGAACAATTTCACCACACGTCTTGGTCATCGTGTTGGAAG GATGATACAATCACTATTCCCTCAAGACCCCAACTTTCGTGGTCGTCGAGTTGTAACATTCCATAACCAGCGAGACTTCATTTTTTTTAGACATCACAG GTATATATTTGAAGCCAAAGAGAAAAAAGATGAATCCATGGCCAAGGCTGCCAAGAGCAAGAATATAACTCAAGAGAAAGTGATTGTACGGCTTCAG GAGTGTGGCCCTCGCTTTACACTTAAATTGAGGAACCTGCAACATGGAACATTTGATTCAAAGGGTGGAGAGTATGAGTGGGTCCACAAG CCGGAGATGGACACGAGCCGCAGGAGGTTTTTCTTGTAA
- the LOC135586997 gene encoding uncharacterized protein LOC135586997 isoform X1, protein MGEEEERDPQRLKRIAAAAYDYDNDPRWAEYWSNVLIPPHMAARSDVVDHFKRKFYQRFITKKGTTLPSMIKNKEKRSVVHAKLKREKKIEKRKQAKAREAAIKRALDLGEEPPEKKVPRTIENTREVDETVCRPDDEELFAGNDADEFSQVLKQEVTPKILITTNRFYSTRGPVFIQELLSVIPNAHYHKRGTYELKKIVEYAKNKDFTSVVVVHSNRREPDALLIINLPDGPTAHFKLSKLVLRKEIKNHGNPTDHKPELVLNNFTTRLGHRVGRMIQSLFPQDPNFRGRRVVTFHNQRDFIFFRHHRYIFEAKEKKDESMAKAAKSKNITQEKVIVRLQECGPRFTLKLRNLQHGTFDSKGGEYEWVHKPEMDTSRRRFFL, encoded by the exons atgggggaggaggaggagagggatccGCAGCGGCTGAAGAGGATCGCGGCGGCGGCGTACGACTACGACAACGATCCCCGATGGGCGGAGTACTGGTCCAACGTCCTGATCCCGCCCCACATGGCCGCTCGATCCGATGTCGTCGACCACTTCAAGCGCAAGTTCTACCAGCGCTTTATC ACGAAGAAGGGGACGACGCTTCCCTCGATGATCAAgaacaaggagaagaggagtgtcgTCCATGCCAAGCTCAAGCGCGAGAAAAAGATCGAGAAGCGGAAGCAGGCCAAGGCACGAGAGGCCGCCATCAAGCGAGCCCTTGACCTCGGCGAGGAG CCTCCGGAGAAGAAGGTGCCGCGGACGATCGAGAACACTAGGGAGGTCGATGAGACGGTCTGTCGACCTGATGATGAAGAG TTATTTGCAGGGAATGATGCCGATGAATTTAGCCAAGTCCTGAAACAAGAAGTGACACCAAAGATATTAATCACCACAAATCGTTTCTATTCCACA AGAGGTCCTGTCTTCATTCAAGAGTTATTGTCTGTGATTCCAAATGCTCATTACCATAAAAGAGGAACCTATGAACTGAAGAAG ATTGTTGAATATGCAAAGAACAAAGACTTCACTTCAGTTGTAGTGGTCCATTCAAATCGAAGGGAACCAG ATGCTCTGTTGATCATAAACTTGCCTGATGGACCTACGGCACATTTCAAACTATCTAAATTAGTCTTGCGGAAGGAAATTAAG AATCATGGAAATCCTACAGACCATAAGCCGGAGTTAGTACTGAACAATTTCACCACACGTCTTGGTCATCGTGTTGGAAG GATGATACAATCACTATTCCCTCAAGACCCCAACTTTCGTGGTCGTCGAGTTGTAACATTCCATAACCAGCGAGACTTCATTTTTTTTAGACATCACAG GTATATATTTGAAGCCAAAGAGAAAAAAGATGAATCCATGGCCAAGGCTGCCAAGAGCAAGAATATAACTCAAGAGAAAGTGATTGTACGGCTTCAG GAGTGTGGCCCTCGCTTTACACTTAAATTGAGGAACCTGCAACATGGAACATTTGATTCAAAGGGTGGAGAGTATGAGTGGGTCCACAAG CCGGAGATGGACACGAGCCGCAGGAGGTTTTTCTTGTAA
- the LOC103994471 gene encoding uncharacterized protein LOC103994471 translates to MTEVVDDTDAGKRRRLPIWMARASYSGEKRNYGAGDGLQDAGSEPRSTARTQKRKPAQPVDHLDEFEATRRTIARQRKRKASRRNVGQDSSLSSNGIGETKTTTEEETEQGETTVDNAANSVKIESRKSKKRSKTSVVPCSPASSESEIELTVEDLVRIAEEYVNADRQKQHGRSTAKEPRSEMDPPCSSDSSVVIGGAGPGQTACPSLALSRCTKTSGPNFPEATPRTGDAAQDMLDLLLGPLLKKPTSEEHENRTVATETMNLTHKPSEPSTTTKAIWKEEVLLTKRKSSLKDKVAMFLD, encoded by the exons ATGACTGAAGTAGTCGATGACACTGATGCCGGAAAGAGAAGACGTTTGCCCATTTGGATGGCGAGGGCAAGCTACTCCGGTGAGAAAAGGAATTATGGGGCAGGAGATGGATTGCAAGATGCTGGTTCCGAGCCAAGGTCCACCGCCAGAACGCAGAAAAGAAAGCCAGCTCAGCCTGTCGACCATTTGGATGAGTTTGAAGCGACTCGAAGGACCATTGCTagacaaagaaagagaaaagcaagTAGAAGAAATGTCGGCCAGGACAGTTCCTTGAGTAGCAACGGAATAGGCGAGACAAAAACTACAACAGAAGAAGAAACTGAGCAAGGCGAAACAACAGTCGATAATGCGGCTAATTCCGTAAAGATCGAAAGCAGGAAGTCTAAAAAAAGGTCCAAAACCAGTGTGGTTCCTTGCTCTCCAGCGAGTAGCGAGAGCGAAATCGAGCTCACGGTTGAAGACCTGGTGCGGATTGCGGAAGAG tatgtaaatgctgACCGGCAGAAGCAACACGGAAGATCGACTGCAAAGGAACCCAGATCAGAAATGGATCCTCCATGCTCTTCAGATTCCTCTGTGGTCATCGGAGGAGCAGGTCCTGGCCAAACTGCCTGCCCCAGCCTAGCATTATCAAGATGCACAAAGACTTCAGGCCCCAATTTTCCCGAAGCTACTCCGCGAACAGGAGATGCTGCTCAAGATATGTTGGATCTCCTTCTGGGTCCTCTCCTCAAGAAACCTACATCCGAAGAGCATGAGAACAGAACAGTGGCTACAGAAACTATGAACTTGACCCATAAACCTAGTGAGCCATCCACCACGACCAAGGCAATCTGGAAAGAAGAGGTGCTGCTGACTAAAAGGAAGAGCAGCTTGAAGGATAAGGTGGCCATGTTTCTTGACTAG